Proteins from a genomic interval of Pseudomonas silesiensis:
- a CDS encoding acyl-CoA thioesterase: MIELEQEDPIPQGDLALQITALPRETNGFGDIFGGWLVAQMDLAGTAMASKVAGGRVATVAIDRMAFLVPVAVGAQLSFYTQALEIGRSSIQMMVEVWSDDPLSSEWRKVTEAVFVFVAIDGSGRTRSVPPRAR, from the coding sequence ATGATAGAGCTCGAACAAGAAGATCCAATCCCGCAAGGCGACCTGGCCCTGCAAATCACCGCACTCCCCCGCGAAACCAACGGCTTTGGCGATATTTTCGGCGGCTGGCTGGTGGCGCAGATGGATTTGGCCGGTACCGCCATGGCCAGTAAGGTCGCAGGTGGTCGCGTTGCTACCGTCGCGATCGACCGCATGGCGTTTCTGGTGCCGGTAGCGGTGGGTGCCCAGCTCTCCTTCTATACCCAAGCGCTGGAAATCGGCCGCAGCTCGATCCAGATGATGGTCGAGGTCTGGAGCGACGATCCGTTGTCCAGCGAATGGCGTAAAGTGACTGAAGCGGTATTCGTGTTCGTCGCCATCGATGGCAGCGGCCGCACGCGCTCGGTTCCGCCCAGAGCTCGTTAA
- a CDS encoding MFS transporter: MTTAPSNIAQPTQSARPLTRSDYKTLSLSALGGALEFYDFIIFVFFATVVGKLFFPADMPEWLRLMQTFGIFAAGYLARPLGGIVMAHFGDLLGRKKMFTLSIFMMAVPTLIMGLLPTYAQIGMWAPMLLLLMRVIQGAAIGGEVPGAWVFVSEHVPQRHIGYACGTLTSGLTAGILLGSLVATAINSLYTPVEVADYAWRIPFLLGGVFGLFSVYLRRWLHETPVFAELQLRKALAEEVPLRAVLRDHRGAILISMLLTWLLSAAIVVLILMTPTVLQTVYHFSPTTALQANSLAIVFLSVGCIIAGALSDRFGAGRVFVFGCTALLLSSWTFYHSLAAHPDWLFPLYALTGLLVGTIGAVPYVMVKAFPPVVRFSGLSFSYNVAYAIFGGLTPMIVSLLLKESPMGPAYYVAVLCGVGIVVGGYLWNKGR; the protein is encoded by the coding sequence ATGACCACAGCGCCGTCGAACATCGCGCAGCCCACACAATCCGCACGTCCGTTGACCCGCAGCGACTACAAGACGTTATCGCTGTCGGCCCTGGGCGGCGCGCTGGAGTTCTACGACTTCATCATCTTCGTGTTCTTCGCCACGGTGGTGGGCAAGCTGTTTTTTCCGGCCGACATGCCCGAATGGCTGCGCCTGATGCAGACCTTCGGCATTTTTGCCGCCGGCTACCTGGCGCGGCCACTGGGCGGCATCGTCATGGCGCATTTCGGCGACCTGCTGGGCCGCAAGAAGATGTTCACCCTGAGCATTTTCATGATGGCGGTGCCGACCCTGATCATGGGTTTGCTGCCGACTTATGCGCAGATCGGCATGTGGGCGCCGATGCTGTTGCTGTTGATGCGGGTGATTCAGGGCGCGGCCATTGGCGGTGAAGTGCCGGGCGCCTGGGTCTTCGTTTCCGAACACGTTCCCCAGCGGCACATCGGTTACGCTTGCGGCACGCTGACCAGCGGTTTGACGGCGGGTATTCTGCTGGGCTCATTGGTCGCCACGGCGATCAACAGCCTATACACCCCGGTGGAGGTCGCGGATTATGCCTGGCGAATTCCGTTCCTGCTGGGCGGGGTGTTCGGCCTGTTCTCGGTTTACCTGCGCCGCTGGCTGCACGAAACGCCAGTGTTTGCCGAGCTGCAACTGCGCAAGGCGCTGGCCGAAGAAGTGCCACTGCGCGCAGTGTTGCGTGACCATCGCGGTGCGATCCTGATTTCCATGCTGCTGACCTGGCTGTTGTCCGCCGCCATCGTGGTGCTGATCCTGATGACGCCGACCGTACTGCAGACGGTCTACCACTTCTCGCCAACCACGGCGCTGCAAGCCAATAGTCTGGCGATCGTGTTTCTGAGCGTTGGTTGCATCATTGCCGGCGCACTGTCGGACCGGTTCGGCGCAGGTCGGGTATTCGTATTCGGCTGTACGGCACTGTTGCTCAGTTCCTGGACCTTCTACCACAGCCTGGCCGCGCATCCCGACTGGCTGTTCCCGCTGTACGCCCTGACCGGCCTGCTGGTCGGCACCATCGGTGCCGTGCCCTATGTGATGGTCAAGGCCTTCCCGCCCGTGGTGCGTTTCAGTGGCCTGTCGTTTTCCTACAACGTCGCCTACGCCATCTTTGGCGGCCTGACCCCGATGATCGTCAGCCTGCTGCTCAAGGAAAGCCCGATGGGGCCGGCTTATTACGTGGCGGTGCTGTGCGGTGTGGGGATTGTGGTGGGTGGGTATCTGTGGAATAAAGGTCGCTAA